A genomic stretch from Mycobacterium malmoense includes:
- the xseA gene encoding exodeoxyribonuclease VII large subunit yields the protein MTRAANPQPNSAENPFPVRAVAIRVAGWIDKLGTVWVEGQLAQITMRPDSKTVFMVLRDPAADMSLTVTCSRDLVLDAPVKLAEGTQVVVCGKPSFYTGRGTFSLRLSEIRAVGVGELLARIDRLRRLLDAEGLFDPRLKRPIPFLPNMIGLITGRASAAERDVTTVAGGRWPAVRFAVRNTAVQGPNAVAQIVEALCELDRHVEVDVIVLARGGGSVEDLLPFSDETLCRAIAACRTPVISAVGHEPDNPICDLVADLRAATPTDAAKKVVPDTAAEQRLIDDLCRRSAQALRNWVSREQRALAQLRSRPVLAEPLAALTARADEIHRARSAVRRDINRLVAAETERVGHLAARLATLGPAATLARGYAVVQTVPAAGSPAVLRSIDDAPAGTRLRVRVGDGAVAAMSEGLTDGG from the coding sequence GTGACCCGAGCGGCAAACCCCCAACCCAACTCCGCGGAGAACCCCTTTCCGGTGCGCGCGGTGGCGATCCGGGTCGCGGGCTGGATCGACAAACTCGGCACCGTGTGGGTCGAGGGGCAGCTGGCCCAGATCACCATGCGGCCCGACTCCAAGACCGTGTTCATGGTGCTGCGGGACCCGGCCGCCGACATGTCGCTGACCGTAACATGTTCGCGTGACTTGGTTTTGGATGCGCCGGTGAAACTGGCCGAAGGCACCCAGGTGGTGGTGTGCGGCAAACCCTCCTTCTACACCGGGCGTGGCACATTTTCGTTGCGGCTCAGCGAGATTCGCGCCGTCGGCGTCGGCGAGCTGTTGGCGCGCATCGACCGGCTGCGCCGGCTACTGGACGCCGAAGGGCTCTTCGACCCGCGGCTCAAGCGACCAATCCCCTTCCTGCCCAACATGATCGGACTGATCACCGGGAGGGCGAGCGCCGCCGAACGGGACGTGACGACGGTGGCCGGCGGGCGCTGGCCCGCGGTGCGTTTCGCCGTGCGCAACACCGCCGTCCAGGGGCCGAACGCGGTCGCGCAGATCGTCGAGGCGCTCTGCGAACTCGACCGCCACGTTGAAGTCGACGTGATCGTGCTGGCCCGCGGCGGCGGCAGCGTCGAGGACCTGCTGCCGTTCTCCGACGAGACCCTGTGCCGCGCCATCGCGGCCTGCCGCACGCCGGTGATCAGCGCGGTCGGCCACGAACCCGACAACCCGATCTGCGACCTGGTCGCCGACCTGCGCGCCGCCACCCCCACCGACGCGGCCAAGAAGGTGGTCCCCGACACCGCCGCCGAGCAGCGACTGATCGACGACCTGTGCCGGCGCAGCGCGCAGGCGCTGCGCAATTGGGTGTCCCGCGAACAACGCGCGCTGGCCCAGCTGCGCAGCCGGCCGGTGCTGGCCGAGCCGTTGGCGGCCCTGACGGCGCGGGCCGACGAGATTCACCGGGCCCGCTCGGCGGTCCGACGCGACATCAACCGGCTGGTCGCCGCCGAGACCGAGCGCGTCGGTCACCTGGCCGCGCGGCTGGCGACGCTGGGCCCGGCGGCCACGTTGGCCCGCGGCTACGCCGTCGTGCAGACCGTTCCCGCCGCCGGATCCCCCGCGGTGCTGCGGTCGATCGACGACGCCCCGGCGGGCACGCGGCTGCGGGTGCGGGTTGGTGACGGCGCCGTGGCGGCGATGAGCGAAGGATTGACCGATGGTGGCTAG
- a CDS encoding 3-beta-hydroxysteroid dehydrogenase — MLPGMGDASLTTELGRVLVTGGSGFVGANLVTTLLDRGYRVRSFDRAPSPLPEHPHLEVLQGDITDAAVCAKAVDGIDTVFHTAAIIDLMGGAAVTDEYRQRSFAVNVGGTQNLVHAGQAAGVKRFVYTSSNSVVMGGQNIAGGDETLPYTGRFNDLYTETKVVAERFVLSQNASPNGEAGMLTCAIRPSGIWGRGDQTMFRKLFESVIAGHVKVLIGRKSARLDNSYVHNLIHGFLLAAEHLVPGGTAPGQAYFINDAEPVNMFEFARPVVEACGESWPRIRVNGPVVRAAMTGWQRLHFRFGIPAPLLEPLAVERLYLDNYFSVDKARRDLGYEPLLTTEKAISECLPYYVDMFQRMKGQALAAKPTTSGTT; from the coding sequence ATCCTTCCCGGCATGGGTGATGCATCACTGACAACCGAACTCGGCCGCGTCCTGGTCACCGGCGGTTCGGGGTTTGTCGGCGCCAACCTCGTGACCACCTTGCTCGACCGCGGATACCGGGTGCGTTCCTTCGACCGGGCCCCCTCACCGCTGCCGGAGCACCCGCACCTGGAGGTGCTTCAAGGTGACATCACCGACGCGGCCGTCTGCGCCAAGGCGGTGGACGGCATCGACACGGTGTTCCACACCGCCGCGATCATCGACCTGATGGGTGGCGCAGCGGTGACCGACGAATACCGCCAGCGCAGCTTCGCGGTCAACGTCGGCGGCACCCAGAACCTGGTGCACGCCGGGCAGGCGGCCGGGGTGAAGCGGTTCGTCTACACCTCGTCCAACAGCGTGGTGATGGGCGGGCAGAACATCGCCGGCGGTGACGAGACGCTGCCCTACACCGGCAGGTTCAACGACCTCTACACCGAGACCAAGGTGGTCGCCGAGCGATTCGTATTGTCCCAGAACGCATCCCCGAACGGCGAGGCAGGCATGCTGACGTGCGCGATCCGGCCCAGCGGCATCTGGGGCCGCGGCGATCAGACGATGTTCCGCAAGCTGTTCGAAAGCGTGATCGCCGGCCACGTCAAGGTGCTGATCGGCCGCAAGTCGGCCCGGCTGGATAACTCCTACGTGCACAACCTGATTCATGGTTTTCTGCTGGCCGCCGAGCATCTGGTGCCCGGCGGAACCGCGCCCGGTCAGGCGTACTTCATCAACGACGCCGAACCGGTCAACATGTTCGAGTTCGCCCGGCCGGTGGTGGAGGCCTGCGGGGAAAGCTGGCCGCGGATTCGGGTCAACGGGCCGGTGGTCCGCGCGGCGATGACCGGTTGGCAGCGGCTGCACTTCCGGTTCGGGATCCCGGCGCCGCTGCTCGAGCCGCTGGCCGTCGAGCGGCTGTATCTGGACAACTACTTCTCGGTGGACAAGGCGCGGCGCGACCTCGGCTATGAGCCTCTGTTGACCACGGAGAAGGCGATATCCGAATGCCTGCCGTACTACGTGGACATGTTCCAGCGGATGAAGGGCCAGGCCTTGGCCGCAAAACCGACAACGAGTGGGACGACGTAG
- a CDS encoding exodeoxyribonuclease VII small subunit — protein sequence MVARDEAQSMQPITPISQLGYEACRDELIEVVRLLEQGGMDLDASLKLWERGEQLAKRCEEHLAGARKRIEDALAAGQADDG from the coding sequence ATGGTGGCTAGGGACGAGGCGCAGTCGATGCAGCCTATTACGCCTATTAGTCAGCTTGGCTACGAGGCTTGCCGGGACGAGCTGATCGAAGTGGTGCGGCTCCTGGAACAGGGCGGGATGGATCTCGATGCGTCGCTGAAGCTTTGGGAAAGAGGCGAACAACTCGCCAAAAGGTGCGAGGAGCATTTAGCTGGCGCCCGCAAGCGGATCGAGGATGCGCTCGCGGCCGGCCAGGCCGACGACGGCTGA
- a CDS encoding lipid droplet-associated protein, which yields MASAPYGVRLLVGAATVAVEETMRLPKTILMYPMTLASQAAHIVMRFQQNLAELVIKGDSTLESIFPPKDEKPDWATFDEDLGDDVEGATAALPEGGEGDRRAEGRFALYSVTDAPEAAEPPTTPAGQSKKSVPEPAVAAELDYATLTLAQLRARLQSLGVEDLEALLAYEQATKSRAPFQTLLANRITRANAK from the coding sequence ATGGCTTCTGCACCGTACGGGGTTCGGCTATTGGTCGGCGCGGCGACGGTCGCCGTCGAGGAGACGATGAGGCTGCCGAAGACGATCCTGATGTACCCGATGACGTTGGCCAGCCAGGCGGCGCACATTGTGATGCGGTTTCAGCAGAACCTGGCCGAGCTGGTGATCAAGGGCGACAGCACCCTGGAGTCCATTTTTCCGCCCAAGGACGAGAAGCCGGACTGGGCGACGTTCGACGAGGACCTGGGTGACGACGTTGAGGGCGCCACCGCCGCCTTGCCGGAGGGCGGCGAGGGCGATCGGCGGGCCGAGGGACGGTTCGCACTGTATTCGGTGACCGACGCGCCCGAAGCCGCCGAGCCGCCGACCACGCCCGCCGGCCAATCGAAGAAGTCGGTTCCCGAGCCGGCCGTGGCGGCCGAACTCGACTATGCGACGCTGACGCTGGCCCAGCTGCGGGCCAGGCTGCAGTCGCTGGGCGTCGAAGACCTCGAAGCCCTGCTGGCCTACGAGCAGGCCACCAAGTCCCGCGCACCGTTTCAGACGCTGCTCGCCAACAGGATCACCCGCGCGAACGCGAAGTGA
- a CDS encoding AI-2E family transporter, with translation MNTEFTLTQKRALAILTLIALLFGAYFLRHYFVLVVVAAVGAYLFTPLFNWFNRRLSTGVSAACTLVSAVVIVIVPVGLLVILAVVQISRMVDSIAGWVKATDLSGLGDKILHGVNGLLARVPFEHTTITAETLRKAMVTVGRNVGEWLLHFLQGALGGIAGAVTAAIIFLYVFVALLVNREKVRTLIGQLNPLGDEVTDLYLKKAGAMVRGTVSGQFVIALCQGVAGAASIYVAGFHHGFFIFAILLTALSIIPLGGGIVTIPFGIGMIFYGNIAGGAFVVLWHLVVVTNIDNFLRPILVPRDARLNPALMLLSVFAGIAMFGPWGIVIGPVLMILIVTTVDVYLAVYKGVDLDTPDEQPVRRNWLPRRTAKADGA, from the coding sequence ATGAACACCGAATTCACGCTCACCCAAAAACGCGCCCTCGCGATTCTCACGCTGATCGCTCTGCTGTTCGGCGCATATTTCTTGCGCCACTACTTCGTGCTGGTCGTGGTGGCCGCCGTCGGAGCGTATTTGTTCACGCCACTGTTCAATTGGTTCAACAGACGTCTCAGCACCGGCGTGTCGGCCGCCTGCACCCTGGTGTCGGCAGTGGTCATCGTCATCGTGCCCGTCGGACTGTTGGTGATCCTGGCGGTCGTCCAGATTTCGCGCATGGTCGACAGCATCGCCGGATGGGTCAAGGCAACGGATTTGAGCGGGCTCGGCGACAAGATCCTCCATGGAGTCAATGGCCTGCTGGCACGGGTTCCGTTCGAGCACACGACAATAACCGCGGAGACGCTTCGGAAAGCGATGGTCACGGTGGGGCGCAACGTGGGTGAATGGCTCCTGCATTTCTTGCAGGGCGCCCTCGGCGGTATCGCCGGCGCCGTCACGGCGGCCATCATTTTCCTGTATGTGTTTGTCGCGCTGCTGGTGAACCGCGAGAAGGTACGAACGCTGATCGGCCAACTGAACCCGCTCGGCGACGAAGTCACGGATCTGTATTTGAAGAAGGCCGGAGCGATGGTGCGCGGCACCGTGAGTGGCCAGTTCGTCATAGCGCTGTGCCAAGGCGTCGCCGGCGCCGCGTCCATCTACGTCGCCGGATTTCACCACGGCTTCTTCATCTTTGCGATTCTGCTGACCGCATTGTCGATCATCCCGCTCGGCGGCGGGATCGTGACGATCCCGTTCGGCATCGGAATGATCTTCTACGGCAACATCGCCGGTGGCGCGTTCGTGGTCCTGTGGCACCTCGTGGTGGTCACCAACATCGATAACTTCTTGCGCCCGATACTCGTTCCGCGTGACGCACGCCTGAACCCGGCGCTCATGTTGCTGTCGGTGTTCGCGGGCATCGCCATGTTCGGCCCCTGGGGCATCGTCATCGGTCCGGTGCTCATGATCCTCATCGTCACCACCGTGGACGTCTACCTTGCGGTGTACAAAGGCGTCGATCTCGACACGCCTGACGAACAACCCGTCCGCCGTAATTGGCTGCCACGGCGGACCGCGAAAGCGGATGGGGCCTGA
- a CDS encoding 4-hydroxy-3-methylbut-2-enyl diphosphate reductase, with amino-acid sequence MPPTVDMGIPGASGSVAGDPIGKRVLLAEPRGYCAGVDRAVETVERALEKHGAPVYVRHEIVHNRHVVNTLEKAGAVFVQETDEVPEGAIVVFSAHGVAPTVYAAAAQRNLHTIDATCPLVTKVHNEARRFARDDYDILLIGHQGHEEVIGTAGEAPEHVQLVDGIAAVDNVTVRDENKVVWLSQTTLSVDETMDIVERLRRRFPKLQDPPSDDICYATQNRQVAVKAMAPECELVIVVGSRNSSNSVRLVEVALGGGAAAAHLVDWADDIDPAWLGGVTTVGVTSGASVPEVLVRGVLERLAECGYGVVQPVTTAQETLVFALPREIRALRSVPD; translated from the coding sequence ATGCCGCCGACTGTCGACATGGGGATTCCCGGTGCGTCCGGATCGGTAGCCGGCGACCCGATCGGTAAGAGGGTGCTGCTGGCGGAGCCGCGTGGCTACTGCGCGGGTGTGGACCGGGCCGTCGAGACGGTCGAGCGCGCGCTGGAAAAGCACGGCGCCCCGGTCTACGTGCGCCACGAGATCGTGCACAACCGGCACGTGGTCAACACTCTGGAAAAGGCCGGGGCGGTTTTCGTCCAGGAGACCGACGAGGTTCCCGAGGGCGCCATCGTGGTGTTTTCCGCGCACGGCGTCGCGCCGACGGTGTATGCCGCTGCCGCCCAACGCAACTTGCACACCATCGATGCCACCTGCCCGTTGGTGACCAAGGTGCACAACGAGGCCAGGCGGTTCGCCCGCGACGACTACGACATCCTGCTGATCGGCCACCAGGGCCACGAGGAGGTCATCGGCACCGCCGGAGAGGCGCCCGAGCACGTGCAGCTGGTCGACGGGATCGCCGCGGTGGACAACGTGACGGTCCGCGACGAGAACAAGGTGGTCTGGCTGTCGCAGACCACGCTGTCGGTCGACGAGACGATGGACATCGTCGAGCGGCTGCGGCGGCGTTTCCCGAAGCTCCAGGATCCGCCCAGCGACGACATCTGCTACGCGACGCAGAACCGGCAGGTTGCGGTCAAGGCGATGGCGCCCGAGTGCGAGCTGGTCATCGTCGTCGGGTCGCGCAACTCGTCGAACTCGGTGCGGCTGGTCGAAGTGGCGTTGGGCGGCGGCGCCGCGGCCGCTCACCTGGTCGACTGGGCCGACGATATCGACCCGGCGTGGTTGGGGGGTGTGACGACGGTGGGCGTCACCTCCGGTGCTTCCGTTCCCGAGGTTCTGGTGCGGGGTGTGCTGGAGCGGCTGGCCGAGTGCGGCTACGGCGTGGTGCAGCCGGTGACGACGGCCCAGGAGACCCTGGTGTTCGCGTTGCCCCGGGAGATCCGGGCGCTTCGCTCCGTGCCGGATTAG